A stretch of Babylonia areolata isolate BAREFJ2019XMU chromosome 23, ASM4173473v1, whole genome shotgun sequence DNA encodes these proteins:
- the LOC143297960 gene encoding uncharacterized protein LOC143297960 codes for MAAVRSELSASPLKSSTPQSASVSAALTQGCASSDLLSIVTRARRQGTEILYDFRWKKGLQWCTAQGTNQGMQLANFLAHCSSVLILSASSVRGYRSAICTTIKQLGGPAFEADFLLREVARGAPLKEARNPRRVPLWDLFLVLDFIRKQPFEPLGTIPFDILTLKTTFLLLLATGRRRSEIHGLSGMPQDLAFHRDGSITIHFLPEFLAKNQDPEVPSPSLRVRPLSDILAQDDEDRHLCPVRCLKYYWDRSRHRRSSQRRLLISLNENYKKDIAAGTISLWVSQVIRRAYSHAHRDISCLHPRAHEVRAIATSAAFQHSVPPQHVFKAVFWRSENPFINFYLRDFRMTRADSSKGISFVAANTAVSVTRAPHTNQ; via the coding sequence atggctgctgtgcggtcagaactgtcagcatcaccattgaagtcctcgacccctcagtcggcctctgtgtcggctgcactgacccaggggtgtgcctcctctgacctcctctccatagtcaccagagcaaggaggcagggaacggagattttatatgactttcgctggaagaaaggGTTgcagtggtgtacagctcagggcacaAATCAgggcatgcagctggccaactttctggctcactgctcctcggttctcatcctgtctgctagttctgtgcgagggtacaggtctgccatctgtaccacaatcaaacagctaggtggtccggcctttgaagctgatttcctgctcagagaggtggctaggggtgcccctctgaaggaagctagaaaccccagaagagtgcccctctgggacttgttcctggtgctggatttcattcgaaaacagcccttcgagccattggggactattccttttgacatcctcaccctcaagaccactttccttctgttgctggccacaggccgtcgtagaagcgagattcatggtcttagtggaatgccacaagatctggccttccacagggatggttccatcactattcatttccttccagagtttctggctaagaaccaagaccctgaggttccttccccctctctgagggtcagacctttgtcggatattcttgcccaagatgatgaggataggcatctctgccctgttcggtgtctcaaatattattgggataggtctcgccataggcgttcttctcagaggcgtctgcttatctccctcaatgagaattacaagaaagacattgctgcaggcaccatttccctctgggtttcccaagtcattcgtagagcctactctcatgcacacagggatatcagctgtcttcatcccagagcacacgaagtgcgggccatagctacttcggctgctttccagcactcagtgccaccgcAGCATGTCTTTAAGGCAgtcttctggcggtctgagaatcccttcatcaacttctacctcagggatttccgtatgaccagggctgacagttccaaggggatttcctttgtcgcggctaacactgccgtctcagttacaagggctccccatacgaaccagtag